GGCGTTCCGGCATTTTCGGCCGCCGCTGCCGCCTTGAAAAAAGAACTGACGGTTCCGGAAGTATGTCAAACCATCATCCTGACGCGTAGTTCGATAAAATCATCCTCTATGCCGGAAGGCGAAGATCTGGCAACTCTTGGGAAATCGGGTGCGACGTTGGTTATCCACCTTTCGATCCGTAATCTGGTTCATATCGAAACCGAACTTTCCCCGCTCTACGGCGCTGATTGTCCTGTGATTGTTGCCTATCGCGTGGGTTGGCCAGACGAACAATTTATACACGGAACACTTGCCGATATTGCCGGCAAGGTAAAAATGTCGGGCTTGGATCGTTCAGCGATGATTTTTGTTGGGCGCGGTCTAGCGGCAGATACTTTCCGGGATTCGGCTCTTTATCACAAGGGCCACACGCACTCGCTGCGCAAGCCATCAGGCTGAGCCAAAAAATCTATCAACAAACAGAATGACGCTTTCGATATCGGTCACACTATGGGTGCTGGGGCGATGCGGACGATCGATCATGATCACAGGAATACCGAGATCACGCGCCGCCTTGAGCTTGGTGTAGGAGGCAGTGCCGCCGGAATTACGGCAGACGATATGCGTGAGGCGCTTCGTCGTCAGGAACGTCGTCTCGTCATCAACTTTGCCCGGCTTTGACAATTCCAGTTCGAAGTCCACAAGATCAAGTGGCGCTTCAGGCGGATCTATCATTCGCACGACAAAATGTACGTCGCCGCGACTGGAGAACGGTGCGATGTGTTGTCGTCCAAGTGCGAGCAGCACGCGTGCCTTAGCGGGGATGAGGGAAACCGCGTCTTCAAGCGACGTGACGCTTGTCCAATGGTCGCCCGGTTTCGCGTGCCAAGCGGGGCGTTCCAGCCGGACGAAAGGCGTTTTTGTTGAAGCTGCTGCAAGGATGGCATTGTCAGAGATCTGCGTTGCGAAAGGGTGAGTTGCGTCGATGAGCAGAGATATTTCCTGTTTCACGATGTATGCAATAAGGCCTCTCGCACCACCAAAACCGCCGATGCGAACTTCGCCCTTGAGTGTTGCCGGATTAAGCGTGCGTCCCGCCAAAGATGAAATCACGCGGTGACCCTGCGCGGCGAGACGAGACGCGAGTTTTGACGCCTCGGCAGTACCACCCAGAATGAGAATCGGACGATTAGACACGGGAAAGAACCGTACCCTTGCGATCGGTAACGATGACCTCTACTTCAACCGGGGCGCCCTTCAGCGTGGCAAGAGCTGTTTGCCTGGCCTGTGTGGCAATGAGACTGGCGAGATCAATTCCCATAGATTGTGTCAATTCAAGCACTTCCTGCGCAGTGTTGGCATTCAGAATCCTCTCCCTCACACTTGGATCGAGCCCCAGCTTTTCAGCTTCATCAGCAAGAAAAGTCATGCTGACCTGGCTGCGGCCAGAATGAAGATCGAGCGCACCCTGTGCCAGTTTTGTCAGCTTGGCAAAGCCGCCGGCTATTGTCAGTCGATCGATTGGATGAACGCGCAGGTATTTCAGCAAACCGCCGGCGAAATCGCCCATGTCAAGAAGCGCAATCTCCGGCAGATGATAAATGGCTTGCGCCGCATCCTCGGAGGTGGAGCCGGTTGCGGCGAGAACATGCTTGAGGCCTGCTGCACGTGATACGTCAATGCCGCGGTGGATCGAATGTATCCAGGCCGCGCAAGAAAAGGGGTGAACGATGCCAGTGGTTCCCAGTATCGAAATGCCGCCGACAACGCCAAGACGCGGGTTCCAGGTTTTCTTGGCCAACTCTTCGCCCTCAGGCACAGAGATTGTGATGACGAGGTCTGCCGGAAGATCATATTGCGCGCAGATTTCCTCGCAAATCCTGCTCATCATTTCGCGTGGTACGGGATTGATAGCGGGTTCTCCAGGCGAGATGGGAAGTCCCGGCAGGGTGACTGTTCCGACGCCTTCGCCCGCGACAAACTGTATGCCGCTTCCGGGCGGTGCGGGAAACACCGTCGAGATTATCGTGGCACCATGCGTTACATCGGGATCATCACCGGCATCTTTGACAATACCTGCCATGGCATAACCATCGCCGATCGATTCGATCGCCAGCTGGAAATGCGGTACTTCTCCTTTAGGCAGGATGATCGCGACGGGATCGGGAAATTCGCCCGTGATCAACGCGATCAAAGCCGCTTTGGTCGCAGCGGTTGCACAAGCACCCGTCGTCCAGCCACGGCGCAAGGGCCGTTCGCTCGTCTCGTCGGGTTTCCGCTGTCCTGCATCAGGTTCGTCGCTCATGCAGGTCTTATAGACCAGCTTCTGCACCCGTTGCATGATTTTTCCGATAAGGTCATGGTTACGATCAGAAAAATTGTGCTATGCGCAAAAGATCGGAACGAGCGATGAGCGCAATGAATTCGAAGCTGCCAGTTTTTGAAACCGGCCACGTCTGGCTGGTAGGAGCAGGGCCGGGGGATCCTGGCCTGTTGACCCTGCATGCTGTCAACGGGCTCGAACAGGCCGATGTCATCGTCTACGACGCTTTAGTCAATGAGGATTGCCTTTCTTTCGCTGGTCCCGGGGCAGTGATGGAATATGCGGGCAAACGGGGCGGGAAACCATCTCCGCAACAACGCGATATATCGCTTCGACTGGTCGAACTCGCCAAGTCCGGCAAACGCGTGCTGCGCTTGAAAGGCGGCGACCCTTTCGTCTTTGGAAGAGGCGGCGAAGAGGCATTGACCTTGGTCGAACATCAAGTGCCGTTCCGGATTATTCCCGGCATCACAGCCGGAATCGGTGGTCTTGCCTATGCGGGTATCCCGGTCACTCACCGCGAAACCAACCAGAGTGTTACTTTCCTCACCGGACATGATTCTACCGGCCTCGTTCCCGATTCGATGGACTGGAATAGTATAGCCAAGGGTTCTTCGGTCATCGTGATGTATATGGCAATGAAACATATCGGCCTGATTGCTTCGCGCCTGATTGCTGCTGGTCGCTCCAGGGATGAACCAATCGCCTTTGTTTGCAATGCCACCACGGGCCGTCAGAAGGTACTTGAGACAACGCTCGAACGAGCCGAGGCAGATGTTCAGCAGTCGGGCCTCCGCCCTCCCGCCATCGTGGTGGTAGGACAGGTTGTCCGCTTACGCGCGGCTCTCGACTGGCTCGGCGCGGCAGAAGGTCGTGTGCTTACGCAGGATCCGCTAGGAACCCGCCGGGAAAAGGATGCGGGATGAAAGGCATGATCGTTGCCGCTCCGTCATCTGGTAGCGGCAAGACGACCGTCACGCTTGGATTGTTGCGCGCTCTTCGAAATCTCGGTGTGGAGATTGCGCCAGCAAAAGCGGGGCCAGATTACATCGACCCAGCTTATCATGCGGTGGCGAGCGGCAGTCCTTGCGTCAATCTTGATCCTTGGGCGATGCGGCCGGATTTGATCAGTGCGCTGGCTTCGCGTCATACCGAAGGAAACAAGATGCTCGTGGTCGAAGGTATGATGGGCCTTTTCGATGGTGCCAGCGACGGCCGGGGGTCTGCCGCCGATCTTGCGACACATCTGTCGCTTCCAGTTATTCTTGTAGTCGACTGCGCGAGGCAATCGCATTCGATTGCCGCGCTTGTTAGCGGTTTTCGAGATTTTCGCCGTGACGTCATGATTGCGGGCCTAATCCTTAATAGGGTTGGCAGTGTCCGCCATGAGACCATGCTGCGTTCTGCATTGGAGTCCGTCGGCGTACCGGTTCTCGGTTGTTTGCCGCGTGACCAAGGGTTGCAATTACCGGAACGGCATCTTGGGCTCGTTCAGGCCGGCGAGCATCTCGATCTTGAGGCTTTCATCACGCATGCAGGTCATATCATTGGCGACAGGATCGATCTCGAACAGATCCAGAAAACCGCCAATCGCTACGGTCCCGCTGGTTCGATGGCGAATGTTTCCCGCATTCCGCCTCTTGGACAAAGGATCGCCGTTGCGCGTGATAACGCATTCGCATTTTCCTACTGGCATCTGCTGGACGGCTGGAGGCGGCGCGGCGCTGAGATAAGCTATTTTTCACCGCTTGCGGATGAAGCTCCGGCCGGAGACAGCGATGCAATCTATCTGCCCGGAGGTTATCCAGAACTTCACGCTGGGCGCCTTGCCCAGTCAGAGAACTTTGCCTCGGGTATGAAATCGGCTGCTGCCGACAAAATTGCGATATACGGCGAGTGTGGAGGATACATGGTGCTGGGCAGGAGCATCGAGGATGCCACGGGAAAAGTACACCCGATGCTCGGTCTCCTACCTGTTGAAACAAGCTTTGCAAAACGAAAGATGCATCTCGGCTATCGTCGCCTGGAACCACTTGCGGCGGCTCCGTTTCAGACAGAGCTTACGGGACACGAATTTCACTATGCCAGTATTGTCCGCGAGGGCGTCGCCGAACGGCTCTTCCGCGTTCGGGACGCACTGGATGAAGATTTGGGCGAAGCCGGGCTGCGCATCGGATCGGTGAGCGGCTCCTATATGCACATAATTGATTTGGCGAGATAATGCAGATTGAACATGGTGGCGCGCTCGATAGCGCTATGGAACGTTTCGGTGGCGCGCTATCCGACTGGATTGATCTTTCGACCGGTATCAATCCTGAGGTGTTTCCGTTGCCGTCAATAGGTCTTGAGATATGGAATCGCTTGCCGGACGAAAAACTGCTCACGTCAACCCTTAACGCCGCCCGAAAATATTATGGCGCGGCGGCTGAGGCCGGAATCGTTGCAGCGCCAGGCACACAATCGCTTATTCAAATACTGCCTGATCTTATGGCAGCCAAAGGCGACGTCGCGATTGTTGGTCCGACTTACCAGGAACACAGTGCGTCATTCCTCAATGCAGGCTGGCGAATTTCGAATTGCTCGAGCATTTCTGACATTCTGCCATCCTCGAAGGTTGCAGTCGTGGTCAATCCTAACAATCCGGACGGACGAATTATCTCAAGGGAATCTTTGCTTGAACTAGCCAGACGAATGTATAGCAGAGGCGGTGTCCTGATTGTTGATGAGGCTTTTGCTGATCCCCATCCAGAGGCAAGCATTACCGACTGCGCAGGCATGGGCGGGCTGATCATCCTAAAATCTTTCGGCAAATTCTTCGGCTTGGGGGGGCTGCGATTGGGTTTTGCGTTGACGACGCGCGATATTGCGGGGGCCCTCAGGCTTCGGCTGGGCCCGTGGGCAGTATCGGGTCCCGCCCTAACCATCGCCTCCCATGCGTTTTCCGATGAAATCCTCCTTGCAGGTTTTGCGAAACGGTCGAGGGCCCGTCGTGAGTTGCTAGGGCGCGTCCTTGCAGAAGCGGGTCTTTTCCAAGTTGGTGGCACAATGCTGTTTTCGCTGGTGGAGTTTGAACAGGCTCAGCAGCTCCACGAAGCTTTATGCGAGCAACATGTGCTGACGAGAAAATTTGACTACGCGCCACAATGGTTGCGTTTTGGTCTGCCATTGGATGAGAATGAGGCTGAACGATTGCAGCAACGTCTTCGTATTGCGTTAAGCGCGATACCCAGCTGATTTTTGATTCAACAGGATCGAATTGTTCATGGAAATCAATCTATTGATTCTGTTTCTTGCCTTGCTGGCCGATCGAACTTTCGGCGATCCCGATGGGTTGTGGCGGAAAATTCCCCATCCTGTTGTTCTATTTGGCAAAGCAATCGAACTCGCCGAGAAACAGCTGAACAAGGCCAGCGGTTCTGACGATGAAAGACGGCGTGATGGTTTCCTTGCTATTTTGGGTTTGCTGGTGCTGGCAGCTTTCATTGGCTTTCTTGTCCACCTCACGCTGCAGACCATTCAGCCCTTTGGCGATTTGATCGAGGCGCTGATTGTTGCGATATTTCTGGCGCAAAAGAGCCTCGGCGAACATGTCGAGCGTGTCGCGATAGCCTTGCGCGAAGAGGGCATCGTTGGTGCTCGTCGCGCTGTGTCGATGATTGTCGGACGTGATCCCGAAGCCCTCGACGATGCAGCGGTTAGCCGCGCCGCCATCGAAAGTCTTGCTGAAAATACCTCCGATGGCATCATTGCACCGGCGTTTTGGTATGCCCTGCTGGGGCTCCCCGGGCTTTTTGCCTACAAGATGTTAAATACGGCGGATTCGATGATCGGGCATTTGAATGATCGTTACCGTGATTTTGGGCGGTTCGCGGCCAAGTTCGATGACATTGCCAACTGGGTACCCGCAAGACTGACAGGTCTTCTGATCTCTGCAGCAGCCTGGGTCGTGCATGGCTATGATGCAGCGCTTCGCTCCTTCAATGTGATGATGCGCGATGCGCGGCTGCATCGCTCTCCTAACGCGGGGTGGCCCGAGGCCGCGATGGCGGGGGCGATCGAAGTGGCACTTGCGGGGCCCCGCGTCTATGGGGGCGTGATGGCGAACGAGCCGATGCTGAACGGTGCAGGGCGACGCGATGCCGGAGCCGAGAACATCGAGGATGCGCTCAACATCTTTAGCGTGACAACCGGAATTTTTACAGCCGCAATCCTGCCGCTGTTTCTGCTCGGACTGCTTTTGTAGCGGCAATCACTGAAATCTTGGGTCAAGCACATCGCGCAAACCATCGCCGAGCAAATTGAGCCCGAGAACTGTGATGACAATCGCGAGACCGGGAAACAGCGCCATGTGCGGTGCCAAGCCAATCATTGTCTGTGCTTCGAACAGCATTCTACCCCAGCTCGGCAAGGGAGGTTGTGAACCCAGTCCAACATAAGAAAGGCCTGCTTCGGCAAGAATGCCGAGCGAAAACTGGATGGTCGCCTGCACGATTAGAAGAGACGCGAGATTTGGCAATATGTGGTCACGGGTAATGCGCGCCGGGCTTTTACCAATAGCGCCTGCCGCTATCACAAACTCGCGCGACCACAGGGAGAGGGCAGTAGCCCGGGCAACACGTGCGAAAACCGGGATGTTGAAAATACCGATCGCGATAACAGCGTTGATCGCACCTGGACCAAACACTGCGGTGATCATCACTGCGGAGAGTAAGGCGGGAAAGGCGAAGACAAGATCGTTGAAGCGCATCAATGCCTCATCGATAAATCCGCCGGTTGCTGCACCCCATAAGCCGAGGGGCGCGCCAATGCCGGCGCCAATAGCAACGGAGACAGACGCTACAGCGATGGAATTGCGGCTCCCGACCATGATCATCGACAGGATGTCACGACCAAAATGATCTGTGCCGAGCCAATGCGCTGCGGAGGGCGGCTTTAGCTTGCCTGCGATATCGAAGGCGCCCACCGGATAAGGTGTCCAGGCGAATGACACCAATGCCACCAGCGCGATCAGGCTCGTGACGAAGAGGCCGACGCAAAACGATCTATTCGCCAGTGCCTTGCCGATGTTCATGAACGACCCCGCAATCGAGGATCTACTATGGCGTAGGAAAGATCGACCAGCAGATTGACAAGGATGAGAGTAGCAACGAGCAGCATGACGACGCCCTCCACCACGATCAGATCTCGCTGGGTGATTGCCTGGAACACCAAACGACCGAGGCCCGGCAGATAGAACACGTTTTCAATGATGATCGTGCCAGCAAGCAGGAATGCGAATTGCAAGCCGAGAATAGTCAGGACAGGGATAAGAGCATTGCGCAACGCGTGGCGGTATAAGACTTGCCGCCTGCTGAGCCCCTTGGCGCGAGCCGTGCGAATATAATCCTCCCCGAGTACTTCGAGCAGAGCCGAGCGGGTGACGCGGGCAAGGATCGCGGCTTGGGGGAGAGCAAGTGCAATGGACGGCAGGATCAGTGACTTAAGGCTCACACCGAAGCCTGCACCCCATCCCGGGAAGCCACCGGCCGGAACAAGCCTCAACGTCACTGCGAATAGATAGACCAGGAGCAGGGCGAACCAAAAATTGGGTATCGCTACACCCACCTGCGCAACTCCCATAGCTAGCGTATCGGAGAACTTGCCGCGTTTTGACGCGGCAAAAATGCCGACAGGAAGTGCGACCAACGTGGATAGTGCCAACGAGATCGCAGCGAGCGGCAATGAAACAGCAACGCGCTCCACAATAAGGTCAAACACGGGAACGGAATAGGTATAAGACCTACCCAGATCTCCGGTGAGCAGCCCGCCGAGCCAGCTGAAATATCGTAGAGCGAGCGGTTGATTGAGCCCCATCTGCTCTTGCAGGTTATGGACCGCGTCTTCGGTGGCGTTCATTCCCAACATCAATCGAGCGGGATCGCCCGGCACGATTTCAAGCATCGTAAAAACAACAAGAGATGCGACCAGAAGCGTGAAAGTGGCGACCAACGCTCGCTTTGTGGCATAGCTCAACATCGAACGGGCGCGCCGGATCGCATTAGTCCAGCCACTTCACAGAGGTTAGATCATTGGCCTGAATCGGTCCATTTTCCCATAGCCCCTCAATCTTTGCGTCCCAGATGCCGGTTTTGGGCAGCTGAAACAGGAACGCCGCAGGTACGTCTTTTGCAAGCAATTTTTGCGCCTGCTGATAAAGTCCGGTGCGCTCGGCGCCATAGGATGTGGCATCTATTTGTTTGATCAGATCCTTGAAGGTCGGACTGTCATAATTGAAATAATAGTCGTCGCGGGAAAAAATATTCAGGTCGTTCGGCTCGGTATGAGAGACGATCGTCATGTCATAGTCTTTGTTCTTGAAGACCTGATCCAGCCATTGCGCCCATTCCACCGGGATAATTTCCGTCTCGATGCCGATTTCACGCAGTTCGGCTGCGATAATTTCACCGCCGCGCCGGGCGTAGGTGGGTGGCGGAAGTTTCAGCGTTGTCTTGAAGCCGTCAGGATGACCGGCCTCCGCTAATAGCTTCTTCGCAAGTTCCGAATCGTAAGCAGTTTCCGCTGTCAGATCGATATAGGCGGGGTGGTGGGACGGAAAGAATGATCCGATGGACGTCCCAAATCCGAACATTGCACCATCGATCAACGACTTCCGATCAATGGCGTGGGCGACGGCTTGACGGACCTTTGGATTATCAAAAGGCGGCTTTTTGTTATTCATGCCGAGAACGGTCTCACCTTCAGTCGTGCCGATGACTACCTTGAAACGGGGATCAGCTTGGAACTGCGGGATGCTTTCATAACTCGGAAAAACCGGAAAAGCCTGGACATCACTCGCCAAGAGCGCTGCCGTCGCGGCAGCAGGATCTGGAATGACGCGAAATGTGGCTTTGTCGAGCAATGCTGGTGTTCCCCAGTAATCGGCGTTTTTCGCAATGACAATCTGGTAGCCTTTCGCCCAGCTATCAAATTTGAATGGACCTGTTCCAACAGGTTTGTCCTTGTTGGTCCCGGCGCTTTCAGGCGCCACGATAACCGCATCGCCCCAGCCCATATTGTAGAGGAAATCGCCGCTCGGCTGCTTCAGAGCCACCTTGACCGTTAGCGGATCAACAACGTCGACGGTATCGATGGCTGAAAACAGACCCTTTTGAGCGTTGGTGGATTTGTCGCCACGAGCACGATCGAGCGAAAACTTGACGTCATCGGCGTCGAATGATGTGCCGTCGTGAAATTTGACGTCCTTGTGCAGCTTGAAAGTGTAGACCTTGCCGTCCTCCGATTGTGTCCAGCTTTCGGCGAGGGCGGGCAGAACGTCCCCCTTTGGGCCAATGCGTGTCAGCCCTTCAAAGATATTCGCATAGACGATCTCGTCGATAGCTGCCGCGGCGCCCGCGGTCGGATCGAGGTGCGGAGGTTCCAAAACGATGCCGAGGACAAGATCAGTCTTCGCGGCATAGGATGCCGAGGACATCACCAAGCTTATTGCCACACCGGCGATGGCTAACTTCCATGATTTCATCCAGTAACTCCCCAGCTTTTGGCAATCAGGCCGATCCCGACAGTAGCATCTTTAAACCGACCGCCATGACGTTGGCGGATTCGATCATGTCTTCGATGCCGACATATTCATCCGGCCGATGGGCGAGGTCCAGTATGCCCGGGCCATAGGCTATGCAGTCGTGCAGTAGCCCGATGCGTGCAATATGTTTTTGATCATAAGTACCGGGCGAGATCACGTACTGCGGTTCCCGACCGAAAACGGAGCGGATTCCCTCAGCAACTGCGGTGACGACCGGCGCATTACGCTCCGTCATCAGCGGTTGCACTTCCATGATGTCGCGAATGCTGTAGTGAAATTTCGGACGCTCCCACTGCAATCTGTCGAGGATCGAAACGACCTCGCGTTTAACCTCGGCGATGTCTTCCTCGAGCAGGAAACGGCGATCGATAGTCAAGCGGCAGCTGTCGGGCACGTTAGGTGAGGGCAGTCCTGAATAATCGTCAGTCTGTCCACCATGGATGGAATTGATATTCATGGTGGATCGCCGCGCGCCGTCGGGCACCACTGGCATCGAGGTTTGCTTGTTGTCCAGGGCGGGGAAAAGTTCGTTTTCGAATGCTTCAAGCACCGCTCCCATATGGCGAACGGCGCAATCACCCAAAAACGGCATCGACCCGTGGGCGATTTCGCCCTTGGTTTCGATTTCTGCCCACCAGACGCCGCGATGACCGAGACAGATACGGTCCTTGTTGAGCGGTTCCGGAATGATAACGTGATCGACGCGGGGCTTCGAGAAGAAGCCTTTGCTGGCGAGATAGGCAACACCGCCGAAGCCACCGGATTCTTCATCCACGGTACCAGATATCTCTATGGCGCCCGCGAAGTCTGGATAAACCTCGATAAATGCTTCCACTGCAATGATTGAGGCGGCGAGACCTCCCTTCATGTCACAGGCGCCGCGGCCGTAAATCTTGCCGTCCTTGACGATGCCTTCGAACGGGTCAACGGTCCAGCCTTCGCCAGTGTCCACGACATCGATATGCGAATTGAAATGTACGGTCTGGCCATGGCTGCGACCATCAAAGCGGGCGACGACGTTGGTGCGCGGGTAGCGGTCGGTATCACCGGGCGTGCCTTCGCCGCGGATCAACTGGGTTTCGAAGCCGATCATCTGCAGCCGCTTCGCAAGAAATTCTGCGCAGGGCGTATACGCCTCGCCGGGCGGGTTGATAGTGGGGAAACGGATGAGATCGCGCGTGAGTGCGATTAGGTCATCACGCCGTTTCTCAATTGCACGGGAGAGCTTGTCGTCCATGCCTCATCAAATCAGCACCACTCCTGATTTGGCAAGTAGCAACTTCTTGTCTGATGATAGTTGAACAGCCCAACTTGTGTAACCTGGCCGAGGATACATTTTTGGCTAGGGCCAGAACGTGCTAAAGCGCCTCTGCAACAGCCCGCATTGCAGCAGATATAGTGACACCGGCTGCAGCCTGGAAATGGCAGACTGGTCCATCCCTAATCGGGCAATGAGCCCACTAGTTTTACAGTCCGATTGGGACTGGTGCCGTTTTCCTGACAACGCAATCCCGCAGACCCGCTAAGATGTTAGTGAGTCGGACGCGCATGCTCTTTGCAAAACCCGCAGATTTCTTGCAAGACTGCCGCTAAGGGATCGAGACGGCTTGGTGAACAAGGGGGCGCATCGGGTATGAATTCAGAACCAGTCCTTGCTTTATCAGAGCCGGTTGGTGATGAGATTCGGAAAACGACCTGCTATATGTGCGCCTGCCGTTGCGGCATCGATGTCCATCTGAAAGACGGCAAAATCCGCTACATCGAGGGCAACCGCGACCACCCGATCAACAAGGGGGTCTTGTGTGCCAAAGGATCAGCGGGAATCATGCAGCACTATTCGCCGGCGCGATTGCGAGCGCCGCTGTTACGAACAGGACCGCGCGGTTCAGGCGAATTCAAGGAAATCAGCTGGGAAGAAGCGCTGGCGTTGGCTGTCGATTGGCTGCAACCCGTGCGCGAGAGCGCTCCACAAAAATTGGCCTTCTTCACGGGTCGCGATCAAAGCCAGGCTCTAACCAGCTTTTGGGCGCAAAATTTCGGCACACCGAACTATGCTGCACATGGCGGGTTTTGTTCGGTCAACATGGCAGCCGCAGGGATTTATACGATCGGTGGCGCGTTCTGGGAGTTTGGCGCGCCCGATTGGGACAAAACCAAGCTCTTCGTGTTATTCGGCGTGGCGGAGGATCACGATTCCAACCCAATCAAGATAGGTATTTCCAAACTCAAGAAGCGCGGAGCGCGCTTTGTTTCGATCAATCCGGTACGCACCGGCTATTCCGCTATCGCTGATAACTGGATCGGCATTCGGCCCGGTACTGATGGACTGCTCATTCTTGCGATCATTCATGAACTTTTTCGCACTGGCAAGATAGATCTCGATTATCTCCAGCGCTACACCAATGCGCCTTGGCTAGTGATCGATGATGAGGGTAAGGAAGACCACGGACTTTTCCTGCGCGACGATCTGGGCAAGGCTTTGGTGCGTGACCGCAGGTCGGGTGCGGTTGTCCGGTTCGATGAACCGGGGCACGTCGCGGATCTCAATGCTGACTTCGTTACACAAGATGGCCGGAAGGTGCGCAGCGTCCTGCGGCTAATGGCAGAGAAATATCTCGATCCGAAATATGCACCCGATGCAGTCGCGGCGGAAACCGGGGTTGCGGCGAGTACGATCCGTGGGCTGGCTTCGGAAATCGCCCGCGTGGCCTTTGAGGAAGAGATTGTCCTCCAACAACCGTGGACCGACATGAAAGGCGAACAGCATGAGTTCATGATCGGGCGGCCGGTGAGCTTTCATGCCATGCGCGGCATCTCCGCTCATTCGAACGGCTTTCAGTCGGCGCGGGCCTTGCATGTCTTACAGACGATCATCGGCTCCATCGACTGCCCGGGCGGCCATCGGTACAAGCCGCCTTATCCCAAACCGGTGACGGCCCACCCAAGACCGCATGGCAGAGCCGAACATGTGAAGCCTGGCCAACCTCTTGCGGGGCCGCATCTCGGCTATCCCCTCGGACCTGAAGACCTGCTGGTGAATGCTGAAGGCAAACCGCAACGCATCGACAAGGCATTCTCGTGGGAAGCGCCGCTTTCTGCTCATGGCATGATGCATATGGTTATCGCCAATGCCTGCGCCGGCGATCCGTATCCGATCGACGTGCTGTTCCTGTATATGGCGAACATGGCGTGGAACTCGTCGATGAACACGCGTGGCACGATCAAGATGCTTGAGGAGCGCGACGCGAAAACCGGTGAATATAAAATCCCGAAGATCATCTATTCGGACGCCTATTCATCGGAAATG
This is a stretch of genomic DNA from Phyllobacterium zundukense. It encodes these proteins:
- the cobM gene encoding precorrin-4 C(11)-methyltransferase; this encodes MTVHFIGAGPGAPDLITVRGLKLIQSCPVCLYAGSLVPVEMVAEVPENARVVDTSSLTLDEIIAEFEKAHAEGKDVARVHSGDPSIYGAVAEQMRRLDALGIHYDVTPGVPAFSAAAAALKKELTVPEVCQTIILTRSSIKSSSMPEGEDLATLGKSGATLVIHLSIRNLVHIETELSPLYGADCPVIVAYRVGWPDEQFIHGTLADIAGKVKMSGLDRSAMIFVGRGLAADTFRDSALYHKGHTHSLRKPSG
- a CDS encoding cobalt-precorrin-6A reductase, whose translation is MSNRPILILGGTAEASKLASRLAAQGHRVISSLAGRTLNPATLKGEVRIGGFGGARGLIAYIVKQEISLLIDATHPFATQISDNAILAAASTKTPFVRLERPAWHAKPGDHWTSVTSLEDAVSLIPAKARVLLALGRQHIAPFSSRGDVHFVVRMIDPPEAPLDLVDFELELSKPGKVDDETTFLTTKRLTHIVCRNSGGTASYTKLKAARDLGIPVIMIDRPHRPSTHSVTDIESVILFVDRFFGSA
- a CDS encoding cobalt-precorrin-5B (C(1))-methyltransferase produces the protein MSDEPDAGQRKPDETSERPLRRGWTTGACATAATKAALIALITGEFPDPVAIILPKGEVPHFQLAIESIGDGYAMAGIVKDAGDDPDVTHGATIISTVFPAPPGSGIQFVAGEGVGTVTLPGLPISPGEPAINPVPREMMSRICEEICAQYDLPADLVITISVPEGEELAKKTWNPRLGVVGGISILGTTGIVHPFSCAAWIHSIHRGIDVSRAAGLKHVLAATGSTSEDAAQAIYHLPEIALLDMGDFAGGLLKYLRVHPIDRLTIAGGFAKLTKLAQGALDLHSGRSQVSMTFLADEAEKLGLDPSVRERILNANTAQEVLELTQSMGIDLASLIATQARQTALATLKGAPVEVEVIVTDRKGTVLSRV
- the cobA gene encoding uroporphyrinogen-III C-methyltransferase, with protein sequence MSAMNSKLPVFETGHVWLVGAGPGDPGLLTLHAVNGLEQADVIVYDALVNEDCLSFAGPGAVMEYAGKRGGKPSPQQRDISLRLVELAKSGKRVLRLKGGDPFVFGRGGEEALTLVEHQVPFRIIPGITAGIGGLAYAGIPVTHRETNQSVTFLTGHDSTGLVPDSMDWNSIAKGSSVIVMYMAMKHIGLIASRLIAAGRSRDEPIAFVCNATTGRQKVLETTLERAEADVQQSGLRPPAIVVVGQVVRLRAALDWLGAAEGRVLTQDPLGTRREKDAG
- a CDS encoding cobyrinate a,c-diamide synthase — its product is MIVAAPSSGSGKTTVTLGLLRALRNLGVEIAPAKAGPDYIDPAYHAVASGSPCVNLDPWAMRPDLISALASRHTEGNKMLVVEGMMGLFDGASDGRGSAADLATHLSLPVILVVDCARQSHSIAALVSGFRDFRRDVMIAGLILNRVGSVRHETMLRSALESVGVPVLGCLPRDQGLQLPERHLGLVQAGEHLDLEAFITHAGHIIGDRIDLEQIQKTANRYGPAGSMANVSRIPPLGQRIAVARDNAFAFSYWHLLDGWRRRGAEISYFSPLADEAPAGDSDAIYLPGGYPELHAGRLAQSENFASGMKSAAADKIAIYGECGGYMVLGRSIEDATGKVHPMLGLLPVETSFAKRKMHLGYRRLEPLAAAPFQTELTGHEFHYASIVREGVAERLFRVRDALDEDLGEAGLRIGSVSGSYMHIIDLAR
- the cobD gene encoding threonine-phosphate decarboxylase CobD translates to MQIEHGGALDSAMERFGGALSDWIDLSTGINPEVFPLPSIGLEIWNRLPDEKLLTSTLNAARKYYGAAAEAGIVAAPGTQSLIQILPDLMAAKGDVAIVGPTYQEHSASFLNAGWRISNCSSISDILPSSKVAVVVNPNNPDGRIISRESLLELARRMYSRGGVLIVDEAFADPHPEASITDCAGMGGLIILKSFGKFFGLGGLRLGFALTTRDIAGALRLRLGPWAVSGPALTIASHAFSDEILLAGFAKRSRARRELLGRVLAEAGLFQVGGTMLFSLVEFEQAQQLHEALCEQHVLTRKFDYAPQWLRFGLPLDENEAERLQQRLRIALSAIPS
- the cbiB gene encoding adenosylcobinamide-phosphate synthase CbiB, translated to MEINLLILFLALLADRTFGDPDGLWRKIPHPVVLFGKAIELAEKQLNKASGSDDERRRDGFLAILGLLVLAAFIGFLVHLTLQTIQPFGDLIEALIVAIFLAQKSLGEHVERVAIALREEGIVGARRAVSMIVGRDPEALDDAAVSRAAIESLAENTSDGIIAPAFWYALLGLPGLFAYKMLNTADSMIGHLNDRYRDFGRFAAKFDDIANWVPARLTGLLISAAAWVVHGYDAALRSFNVMMRDARLHRSPNAGWPEAAMAGAIEVALAGPRVYGGVMANEPMLNGAGRRDAGAENIEDALNIFSVTTGIFTAAILPLFLLGLLL